The proteins below come from a single Gordonia sp. X0973 genomic window:
- the rplS gene encoding 50S ribosomal protein L19 gives MNTLDFLDKQSLRDDLPDFGPGDTLDVHVKVIEGSKERVQVFKGVVIRRQGGGVRETFTVRKVSFGVGVERTFPVHSPNIAKIDVVTRGDVRRAKLYYLRDLRGKAAKIKEKR, from the coding sequence ATGAACACCCTGGACTTCCTCGACAAGCAGTCCCTCCGCGACGACCTGCCCGACTTCGGCCCCGGCGACACCCTTGACGTCCACGTCAAGGTCATCGAGGGTTCCAAGGAGCGCGTCCAGGTCTTCAAGGGCGTCGTGATCCGTCGCCAGGGTGGCGGTGTGCGTGAGACCTTCACCGTCCGCAAGGTGTCCTTCGGCGTCGGCGTGGAGCGCACCTTCCCGGTGCACAGCCCGAACATCGCCAAGATCGACGTGGTCACCCGCGGTGACGTCCGTCGCGCCAAGCTGTACTACCTGCGCGACCTGCGCGGCAAGGCCGCCAAGATCAAGGAAAAGCGCTGA
- the lepB gene encoding signal peptidase I — protein MSDDNDENIENGAGRRPWSSKADQPKGEKSSSFLRELAIIVGVVLLVSWVGQTFLFRQYVVPSQSMESTLIGGPAADGKPRTNDRIVIDKLSYRFGEPQPGDVVVFKAPTDSWNPDGPPRDGSTLRGKFVNLLSWFGYAPPNEYSLVKRVIATGGQTVECHNADGGFKVDGKLIHEPYINQAIQPPGHEPCYDREFDAITVPKGNVWVMGDNRSMSADSRYHTEDKYHGTVPLSDVRGKVRFIMWPFSRMGGVGAVNPQK, from the coding sequence GTGTCTGACGATAACGACGAGAACATCGAGAACGGCGCTGGGCGCCGGCCCTGGTCGTCCAAGGCCGACCAGCCCAAGGGGGAGAAGTCGTCCTCGTTCCTGCGCGAGCTGGCGATCATCGTCGGCGTCGTGCTCCTGGTCAGCTGGGTCGGGCAGACATTCCTGTTCCGCCAGTACGTGGTGCCGTCGCAGTCGATGGAGTCCACGCTGATCGGCGGCCCGGCAGCAGATGGGAAGCCGCGCACGAACGACCGGATCGTCATCGACAAGCTGTCCTACCGGTTCGGCGAGCCGCAGCCCGGTGACGTCGTCGTGTTCAAGGCGCCGACCGATTCCTGGAATCCCGACGGCCCGCCCCGCGACGGGAGCACGCTGCGCGGCAAGTTCGTCAACCTCCTCTCCTGGTTCGGCTATGCGCCGCCCAACGAGTACAGCCTGGTCAAACGCGTCATCGCCACGGGCGGTCAGACCGTCGAATGTCATAACGCCGACGGCGGGTTCAAGGTCGACGGCAAGCTGATCCACGAGCCGTACATCAACCAGGCCATCCAGCCGCCGGGTCACGAACCCTGCTACGACCGGGAATTCGACGCCATCACCGTGCCCAAGGGCAACGTGTGGGTGATGGGCGACAACCGCTCCATGTCAGCCGACTCGCGCTACCACACCGAGGACAAGTACCACGGGACGGTTCCGCTGTCCGACGTCCGCGGCAAGGTGCGGTTCATCATGTGGCCGTTCTCGCGCATGGGCGGCGTCGGAGCGGTGAACCCGCAGAAGTAG
- a CDS encoding ribonuclease HII: protein MSASLRWPPRPPVRRAASLRTYEFALHNSGLGPVAGVDEAGRGACAGPLVVAACVLRPNQLRSLADLNDSKKVAPAARRRLYGAVRKYALAHSVVVIEAEEIDRIGIHVANIEGMRRAVAALRPSPGYVLSDGFVVPGLPVPSLPIIAGDANAACIAAASILAKVTRDDIMAGLDEQHPGYEFTVHKGYSTQLHMSRLAELGPSPQHRMSYRNVAAHAVRDTLNP, encoded by the coding sequence GTGTCGGCATCTCTGCGTTGGCCGCCGCGCCCGCCGGTGCGGCGGGCGGCGTCGCTGCGCACCTACGAGTTCGCGCTCCACAACAGCGGGTTGGGACCGGTCGCCGGGGTCGACGAAGCCGGGCGCGGGGCCTGCGCCGGGCCGCTCGTCGTGGCCGCCTGTGTGTTGCGGCCCAATCAGCTGCGCTCATTGGCCGATCTCAACGACTCGAAGAAGGTCGCCCCGGCCGCTCGTCGCCGGCTCTACGGCGCGGTGCGAAAGTATGCGCTCGCCCATTCCGTCGTCGTGATAGAGGCAGAGGAGATCGATCGGATCGGCATCCACGTCGCCAATATCGAAGGGATGCGGCGGGCGGTCGCCGCGCTGCGGCCGTCGCCCGGCTACGTCCTCTCCGACGGATTCGTCGTGCCCGGACTCCCCGTCCCGTCGCTGCCGATTATCGCCGGCGATGCCAATGCCGCCTGTATCGCGGCGGCCAGCATCTTGGCGAAGGTCACCCGCGACGACATCATGGCGGGACTCGACGAGCAGCATCCCGGTTACGAGTTCACGGTGCACAAGGGCTACTCGACGCAGCTGCACATGTCGCGGTTGGCCGAACTGGGACCGTCGCCGCAACACCGCATGTCCTATCGCAACGTCGCGGCGCACGCGGTGCGCGATACCCTGAACCCATGA
- a CDS encoding DUF2469 domain-containing protein: MSAEDLEKYEAEMELSLYREYKDIVGQFTYAVETDRRFYLANGVELAPRNADGEVYFELRLTDAWVWDLYRPARFVKQVRVVTFKDVNIEELEQPELRLPE, encoded by the coding sequence ATGAGTGCCGAGGATCTCGAGAAGTACGAAGCCGAGATGGAGCTTTCCCTGTACCGCGAGTACAAGGACATCGTCGGCCAATTCACCTACGCGGTGGAGACTGATCGGCGGTTCTACCTGGCCAACGGCGTCGAGCTGGCGCCCCGCAACGCCGACGGCGAGGTCTATTTCGAGCTGCGCCTCACCGACGCCTGGGTGTGGGATCTCTACCGGCCGGCGCGATTCGTCAAGCAGGTCCGCGTGGTCACCTTCAAGGACGTGAACATCGAGGAACTCGAGCAGCCGGAGCTGCGGCTCCCCGAGTAG
- a CDS encoding DNA mismatch repair protein MutS, which yields MAADPSTPDPARSADGISVLFARSGIESGAAEPACFADLNLTAVVDAVVGEGDEHRLRPLFHQPVDAPTVALRHEVFRDLDESEELRGAVDRFHAAMTRVREFRGLAAKVDNRLERMGWHLRACRSYTEAVDEFATAMVGAAPRSTWLRALTDYLEKLVAGEAFVGLRLSQNRVTAVLGTIRYCVFLKKDTVSVRHYAGEPTYSADTATVMAAFTSGSPPARFAYGARPELNHVESQILDRVGQIFPDEFEQLGRFVTATAAFVDAGLERVDRELHFYTGYRAFTASIATTGLCFCLPTIVTDAEIPTWADGAFDLALALARVDDKAGGPVVCNGFRLDAPERAIVVSGPNQGGKTTFARMFGQLHHLASLGVPVPGTGAQLIDADHVYTHFEREEDATSDHGKLADELIRIHDVLERVTPRSVVVMNESFTSTSLHDARQLGRAILSRLIDDGILCLYVTFVEELSRLSPVTVSMVGSVDPADPARRTFRVTRRPADGRAYARAIAEKYSLTYDDVKRRVRS from the coding sequence GTGGCCGCTGATCCGAGTACCCCTGACCCCGCGCGGTCCGCGGACGGCATCTCGGTGCTGTTCGCCCGGTCCGGAATCGAATCCGGCGCCGCCGAGCCCGCCTGCTTCGCCGACCTCAACCTGACGGCGGTGGTCGACGCCGTCGTCGGAGAGGGTGACGAGCACCGGTTGCGTCCGCTGTTCCACCAGCCGGTCGACGCGCCGACCGTGGCACTGCGCCACGAGGTGTTCCGCGACCTCGACGAGAGCGAAGAGCTCCGGGGCGCCGTGGACCGATTCCATGCCGCCATGACGCGGGTGCGGGAGTTCCGCGGGCTCGCGGCGAAGGTCGACAACCGGCTGGAACGGATGGGGTGGCACCTGCGCGCGTGCCGGAGCTACACCGAGGCGGTCGACGAGTTCGCCACGGCGATGGTCGGGGCCGCGCCGCGGTCGACGTGGCTGCGAGCCCTCACGGACTACCTGGAGAAGCTGGTGGCGGGGGAGGCCTTCGTGGGCCTGCGGCTCTCGCAGAACCGGGTGACCGCGGTGCTGGGCACGATCCGGTACTGCGTATTCCTGAAGAAGGACACCGTCAGCGTCCGCCACTACGCCGGCGAGCCCACCTACTCCGCCGACACGGCGACCGTCATGGCCGCCTTCACCTCGGGATCGCCACCGGCCCGGTTCGCGTATGGGGCGCGACCGGAGTTGAACCACGTCGAATCGCAGATACTCGACCGTGTCGGGCAGATCTTCCCCGACGAATTCGAGCAGCTCGGCCGCTTCGTCACCGCGACCGCCGCCTTCGTCGACGCGGGGTTGGAACGGGTCGATCGCGAATTGCACTTCTACACCGGGTATCGGGCGTTCACCGCGTCGATCGCGACGACCGGGCTGTGCTTCTGCCTTCCGACGATCGTCACCGACGCGGAGATCCCGACCTGGGCCGACGGCGCTTTCGACCTCGCCCTGGCACTGGCCCGGGTCGACGACAAGGCCGGCGGTCCCGTCGTCTGCAACGGCTTCCGACTGGATGCGCCCGAACGCGCGATCGTCGTGTCCGGGCCCAACCAGGGCGGTAAGACCACGTTTGCGCGGATGTTCGGCCAACTCCACCACCTCGCGTCGCTGGGGGTTCCGGTGCCCGGCACCGGGGCACAGCTGATCGACGCCGATCACGTGTACACCCACTTCGAGCGGGAGGAGGACGCGACCAGCGACCACGGCAAGCTGGCCGACGAGCTGATCCGCATCCACGACGTGCTCGAACGGGTGACCCCGCGCAGCGTCGTCGTCATGAACGAGAGCTTCACGTCGACCTCGCTGCACGATGCCCGCCAACTCGGGCGGGCGATCCTGTCGCGACTCATCGACGACGGCATCCTGTGCCTCTACGTCACCTTCGTCGAGGAACTGTCGCGGCTCTCGCCGGTCACCGTCAGCATGGTCGGCTCCGTCGACCCGGCCGACCCCGCCCGCCGCACCTTCCGCGTCACCCGCCGACCCGCCGATGGCCGGGCCTACGCACGGGCGATCGCCGAGAAATACTCGCTGACCTACGACGACGTGAAGCGGCGGGTGCGGTCATGA
- a CDS encoding DNA mismatch repair protein MutS, whose translation MKVRLLYPDRDADFTRTTDRESEHIVADLGMGGLITTIAAGDPYVADVMTVSLFDLLTDVEAIRYRQSALADAVKNADTVVELYRLSGSAIDDLRKHIFYSLGRLSPEQYMNRSLSVVDSLSVRLRELAELVGRVRRDFASRPFGDFFDECARLLTPQRLDEVARHLREVSFDHGALLSVRLGEGVRGTDYTMVKPAQHGLLDRVFAERGLSFQIAPRDVTGAKIVGELRGRGVREVAGTLADAADTMERFFRALHWEAAFYIGAARLFELLESAHGRVCLPVPVPLAEPVFAVEDLYDPALALHLGRDVVPSGIDAGTGRLVVVTGANQGGKSTFLRAVGQAQLMMQAGLPVAASGMRAQVRSALFTHFKREEDREMVSGKLDEEMARMSRIIDAMPPSARGSSIFLFNESFASTNEGEGAQIAEGIVGALLESGHRVFFVTHMYELARRLYEQASPADRASCFLRPQRRDDGTRTFRVVPAEPEPTSYGQDLYRQIFGAVTTSAPTKGG comes from the coding sequence ATGAAGGTCCGGCTGCTGTATCCCGACCGCGATGCGGACTTCACCCGTACCACCGACCGGGAGTCCGAGCACATCGTCGCCGACCTCGGCATGGGTGGTCTCATCACCACCATCGCGGCCGGCGACCCGTACGTCGCCGACGTCATGACGGTGTCGTTGTTCGACCTGCTCACCGACGTCGAGGCCATTCGCTACCGGCAATCGGCCCTGGCCGATGCGGTGAAGAACGCCGACACCGTCGTCGAGCTGTACCGCCTGTCCGGGTCGGCGATCGACGATTTGCGCAAACACATCTTCTACTCGCTCGGGCGGCTCTCCCCGGAGCAGTACATGAACCGTTCGCTGTCGGTGGTCGACTCCCTCAGCGTGCGACTGCGGGAACTGGCCGAACTCGTCGGGCGGGTCCGACGGGATTTCGCGTCGCGGCCGTTCGGCGACTTCTTCGACGAGTGTGCGCGGTTGCTGACCCCGCAGCGACTCGACGAGGTGGCCCGACACCTGCGGGAGGTCTCCTTCGACCACGGTGCACTGCTGAGCGTTCGCCTGGGCGAGGGCGTCCGCGGCACCGACTACACGATGGTCAAACCCGCCCAGCACGGTCTGCTGGACCGCGTATTCGCCGAGCGCGGCCTGAGCTTTCAGATCGCGCCGCGCGACGTGACCGGCGCGAAGATCGTCGGCGAGCTGCGCGGCCGCGGAGTCCGCGAGGTCGCGGGGACCCTCGCCGACGCCGCCGACACGATGGAGCGGTTCTTCCGGGCGCTGCACTGGGAGGCGGCGTTCTACATCGGCGCCGCACGGCTCTTCGAGCTGCTGGAATCCGCGCACGGACGCGTGTGCCTGCCCGTTCCCGTTCCGCTCGCGGAACCGGTCTTCGCCGTCGAGGACCTCTACGACCCCGCGCTCGCGCTGCACCTGGGACGCGACGTCGTGCCGAGCGGCATCGACGCCGGTACCGGGCGGCTCGTCGTCGTGACCGGTGCCAACCAGGGCGGCAAGTCGACCTTCCTGCGCGCGGTCGGCCAGGCCCAGCTGATGATGCAGGCGGGGCTGCCGGTGGCCGCCTCGGGTATGCGCGCACAGGTGCGCTCGGCGCTGTTCACCCACTTCAAGCGCGAAGAGGACCGCGAGATGGTGAGCGGCAAGCTCGACGAGGAGATGGCCAGGATGAGCCGGATCATCGACGCGATGCCGCCGTCGGCGCGGGGATCCTCGATCTTCCTGTTCAACGAGTCCTTCGCGTCGACGAACGAGGGCGAGGGCGCCCAGATCGCCGAGGGGATCGTCGGCGCCCTGCTGGAGTCGGGGCATCGGGTGTTCTTCGTGACGCATATGTACGAGCTGGCCCGTCGCCTCTACGAGCAGGCGTCGCCGGCCGACCGCGCGTCGTGCTTCCTGCGCCCGCAGCGCCGCGACGACGGGACGCGGACCTTCCGCGTCGTCCCGGCGGAACCCGAGCCGACCAGCTACGGGCAGGACCTGTACCGACAGATTTTCGGAGCCGTCACCACGTCGGCGCCGACCAAAGGAGGATGA
- a CDS encoding histidine phosphatase family protein yields the protein MTTIYLSRHGETALNADGRLRGLADPDLDDTGRGQAAALGRALADSGAGFVVSSPLARARQTAAAIAAPLGVTAEVDEGFNDRDYGEWTGQVKAEVVARFGSVDAAPGVEPRRDVLARARPTLERWADRGEQAGCPVVVVTHDAVIRPLLVEFGVAEDRLDVRTASYQILDRVDGEWTVRELDILPDARD from the coding sequence GTGACCACCATCTACTTGTCCCGACACGGGGAGACCGCGCTCAACGCCGACGGCCGGCTGCGGGGATTGGCCGACCCGGATCTCGACGACACCGGTCGGGGACAGGCCGCGGCCCTGGGTAGGGCACTGGCCGACAGCGGAGCCGGATTCGTCGTGTCGAGCCCGTTGGCGCGCGCCAGACAGACCGCCGCCGCGATCGCCGCGCCGCTGGGCGTGACCGCGGAAGTCGACGAGGGTTTCAACGACCGCGATTACGGCGAGTGGACCGGGCAGGTCAAGGCCGAGGTGGTCGCCCGGTTCGGATCGGTCGACGCGGCGCCGGGCGTCGAACCCAGACGCGACGTCCTCGCGCGGGCCCGCCCGACCCTGGAGCGGTGGGCCGACCGCGGCGAACAGGCGGGGTGCCCGGTCGTCGTGGTCACCCACGACGCCGTGATCCGACCGCTCCTCGTTGAATTCGGCGTCGCCGAGGATCGGCTCGACGTGCGGACCGCGTCGTATCAGATCCTCGACCGCGTCGACGGCGAATGGACCGTGCGGGAGCTGGACATTCTTCCCGACGCGCGGGACTAA
- a CDS encoding YraN family protein, protein MADTRRQLGAVGETIAADYLTTLGWRVCARNWRNRYGELDIVAREPNPSGVADTLVIVEVKTRLNGAVYDDPVAAVTDAKLARMVRLAWMWIDERREAGDLPYFEALRFDAISVRMDGESGAPTLRHHRGLVD, encoded by the coding sequence ATGGCGGACACACGGCGACAACTCGGCGCGGTCGGCGAGACCATCGCCGCCGACTATCTGACGACGCTCGGCTGGCGGGTGTGCGCCCGCAACTGGCGCAACCGGTACGGCGAGCTCGACATCGTCGCGCGCGAGCCGAATCCGTCCGGCGTCGCGGACACCCTGGTGATCGTCGAGGTGAAGACGCGGCTCAACGGCGCGGTCTACGACGACCCGGTGGCGGCGGTGACCGATGCGAAGCTGGCGCGGATGGTGCGCCTGGCCTGGATGTGGATCGACGAGCGGCGGGAGGCCGGCGACCTGCCGTATTTCGAGGCGTTGCGGTTCGACGCGATCTCCGTCCGGATGGACGGCGAGAGCGGGGCGCCGACGCTGCGCCACCACCGCGGACTGGTCGACTGA
- a CDS encoding YifB family Mg chelatase-like AAA ATPase, with translation MALGRAHSVGLNAFAARVVEVQANTSRGTPGFFITGLADTALREARDRVRPAIVNTGGKFPELKVVVALAPADMPKSGPAYDLAMAVGILLTGEEVSDEKVPSTVFLGELGLDGAIRPVRGVLPCLLEARRAGFARAVVPMANAAEAGLVSDVEIHGATNLGEVCRWLNGETVLDAAVPPSCDPPSSAPDLADVVGQAPARRALEIAAAGMHHVLMTGPPGIGKTMLARRLPGILPSLDAEASLEVTALHSIAGVLPSSRPLIVEPPFIAPHHSVSVTALLGGGIGIAGPGAVSLAHRGVLFLDECAEMGAKALDALRQPLEEGEVRVSRRDGVATYPARIQLVLAANPCPCAPAHDVDCVCSVVTRRRYLGKLSGPLMDRIDIRVRMNPPGNAALLTESGESSATVRARVVAAREAAVARWARHGWRTNVEVPGSALRGEFRLAADALRPVELFLRDGRVTARGADRALRLAWSMADLRGAQSPDQDDVAQALLYRDRGGSV, from the coding sequence ATGGCGTTGGGTCGCGCCCACTCCGTCGGGCTGAACGCCTTCGCCGCGCGGGTCGTCGAGGTCCAGGCCAACACGAGCCGCGGGACCCCGGGCTTCTTCATCACCGGCTTGGCCGATACCGCGCTTCGGGAAGCACGCGACCGGGTACGGCCCGCCATCGTCAACACCGGCGGCAAATTCCCCGAATTGAAGGTCGTGGTCGCCCTCGCCCCGGCCGACATGCCGAAATCCGGTCCGGCCTACGACCTGGCGATGGCGGTGGGGATCCTCCTGACGGGCGAGGAGGTATCCGACGAGAAGGTGCCGTCGACGGTCTTCCTCGGCGAACTCGGCCTCGACGGGGCGATCCGCCCGGTGCGCGGGGTGCTGCCCTGTCTGCTCGAGGCCCGTCGGGCGGGGTTCGCCCGGGCGGTCGTGCCGATGGCCAACGCCGCCGAGGCGGGACTGGTATCCGACGTGGAGATCCACGGCGCGACCAACCTCGGGGAGGTGTGCCGGTGGCTCAACGGCGAGACGGTGCTGGACGCGGCGGTGCCGCCGTCGTGCGATCCGCCCTCGTCGGCGCCCGACCTGGCCGACGTCGTCGGGCAGGCTCCGGCCCGTCGGGCGCTGGAGATCGCGGCGGCCGGCATGCACCACGTGCTGATGACCGGGCCGCCCGGAATCGGCAAGACGATGTTGGCGCGCCGATTGCCCGGGATCCTGCCCTCCCTGGATGCGGAGGCGTCGTTGGAGGTGACGGCACTGCACTCGATCGCCGGGGTCCTGCCGTCGTCGCGACCGCTCATCGTCGAGCCGCCGTTCATCGCGCCACATCACTCGGTATCGGTGACCGCGCTCCTCGGCGGCGGTATCGGGATCGCCGGTCCGGGTGCGGTGTCGCTGGCACACCGTGGCGTCCTCTTCCTCGACGAGTGCGCCGAGATGGGGGCGAAGGCGCTCGACGCCCTGCGGCAGCCGTTGGAGGAGGGGGAGGTGCGGGTGTCGCGTCGGGACGGGGTCGCCACCTACCCGGCGCGCATCCAGCTGGTGTTGGCGGCCAACCCGTGCCCGTGCGCCCCCGCGCATGATGTCGACTGCGTGTGCTCGGTGGTGACGCGGCGCCGCTATCTGGGGAAGCTGTCCGGTCCGTTGATGGACCGGATCGACATCCGGGTCCGGATGAACCCGCCCGGAAACGCCGCCCTGCTCACCGAGTCGGGTGAGTCGAGCGCGACCGTGCGGGCCCGAGTCGTTGCCGCGCGGGAGGCCGCGGTGGCGCGGTGGGCGAGGCACGGATGGCGCACCAACGTCGAGGTCCCCGGATCGGCGCTGCGCGGGGAGTTCCGGCTCGCCGCCGACGCACTGCGGCCGGTCGAACTGTTCCTGCGCGACGGCCGGGTGACCGCCCGGGGCGCCGATCGCGCTCTGCGATTGGCGTGGAGCATGGCCGACCTGCGCGGTGCACAGTCGCCCGACCAGGACGACGTGGCGCAGGCGCTGCTGTACCGCGATCGAGGGGGATCCGTATGA
- the dprA gene encoding DNA-processing protein DprA: MSADEEKARAWAYLARVAEPPHTGMRELVEAVGPCEAAAAIRARRVPAGFDGVLGATAARSAVDTTGDLDRAAAVGARLITPDDEEWPGWQLWGLRGADTAERGGPPLVLWVRGGRSLAAEVGKSIGVVGSRSSTSYGEYVTGQLVGGIVDVGWSVVSGGAFGIDGVAHRACLGSGGSTVAVLACGIDVDYPASHASLFAAVARDGLIVSEYPPGTTAARHRFLTRNRLVAALSSAVVVVEAGRRSGAANTAAWARKLGRPLGAVPGPVTSAMSVGCNRMIADEQAALIVDSQSLISLAAPDGAGGPTDGPARRIDALTGDRQRVYEALPGRGSITVDEIAVSAGVGASAVMAALAMLEVDGYVTAVGDGWAIVRD; this comes from the coding sequence ATGAGCGCCGATGAGGAGAAGGCGCGGGCGTGGGCGTATCTCGCACGGGTGGCCGAGCCGCCGCATACCGGAATGCGCGAGCTGGTCGAGGCGGTCGGGCCGTGCGAGGCGGCGGCCGCGATCCGCGCCCGTCGGGTACCCGCGGGATTCGACGGGGTGCTCGGCGCCACGGCCGCGCGGTCCGCCGTCGATACGACGGGTGACCTGGATCGGGCCGCGGCGGTGGGCGCGCGGTTGATCACCCCCGACGACGAGGAGTGGCCGGGTTGGCAGCTGTGGGGTTTGCGCGGCGCGGACACCGCCGAACGCGGCGGCCCGCCGTTGGTGCTCTGGGTGCGGGGCGGGCGGAGCCTTGCCGCGGAGGTGGGCAAGAGCATCGGCGTCGTCGGGTCGCGCAGCTCGACCTCCTACGGCGAATACGTCACCGGGCAGCTGGTCGGCGGAATCGTCGACGTCGGTTGGTCGGTGGTCTCGGGCGGGGCATTCGGCATCGACGGAGTCGCGCACCGGGCGTGCCTGGGCAGCGGGGGCAGCACGGTCGCCGTCCTGGCCTGCGGGATCGATGTCGACTATCCCGCGTCGCACGCGTCGTTGTTCGCCGCGGTCGCGCGGGACGGGTTGATCGTCAGCGAATACCCGCCGGGGACGACCGCCGCCCGGCACCGGTTCCTGACGCGCAACCGTCTCGTCGCGGCACTGTCGTCCGCGGTGGTGGTCGTCGAGGCCGGTCGGCGCAGCGGCGCGGCCAACACGGCGGCGTGGGCGCGCAAACTGGGACGACCCCTCGGTGCCGTTCCCGGTCCGGTGACCTCGGCGATGTCGGTCGGCTGCAACCGGATGATCGCCGACGAGCAGGCCGCCCTGATCGTCGACTCGCAGTCCTTGATCTCGTTGGCAGCGCCCGACGGCGCGGGTGGTCCCACCGATGGTCCGGCCCGTCGGATCGATGCGTTGACCGGTGACCGCCAACGGGTCTACGAGGCCCTACCCGGCCGTGGGTCGATCACCGTCGACGAGATCGCCGTAAGCGCCGGTGTGGGTGCAAGCGCAGTGATGGCGGCCTTGGCGATGCTCGAGGTGGACGGCTATGTCACGGCGGTGGGAGACGGGTGGGCAATCGTGCGGGACTGA
- a CDS encoding maleylpyruvate isomerase family mycothiol-dependent enzyme — protein sequence MSPTEEDLRRETFAERRRLADLLAGLTPAQWAESSLCEGWRVREVVAHITMAYRISGPRVIAGILAARGNFNRYADRQARKDTARVSDAELLDSMRANIEHPWKPPRGGQAGALAHDVLHGLDITEPLGLPSAPADRIALAIGQPDKRQLAYFGVDLDGISLVAEDADIHLGSGTPITLPAKDIALIVGGRRPVPPHS from the coding sequence GTGTCCCCCACCGAAGAAGACCTCCGCCGCGAGACCTTTGCCGAACGCCGCCGCCTGGCCGATCTACTCGCCGGGCTGACGCCCGCGCAGTGGGCCGAGTCCTCGCTTTGCGAGGGGTGGCGGGTCCGCGAAGTCGTCGCGCACATCACGATGGCCTACCGCATCTCCGGGCCACGGGTGATCGCCGGCATCCTTGCCGCCCGGGGGAACTTCAACCGCTATGCCGATCGCCAGGCGCGCAAGGACACCGCCCGAGTGTCCGACGCCGAGTTGCTCGATTCGATGCGCGCCAACATCGAACATCCGTGGAAGCCACCGCGCGGCGGCCAAGCCGGCGCCCTTGCCCACGACGTCCTGCACGGCCTCGACATCACCGAGCCGCTCGGGCTGCCGTCAGCGCCCGCAGACCGCATCGCCCTGGCCATCGGCCAGCCCGACAAGCGCCAACTCGCCTATTTCGGCGTCGACCTGGACGGAATCTCCCTGGTCGCCGAAGACGCCGATATCCACCTCGGCTCGGGCACCCCGATCACACTGCCGGCGAAGGACATCGCGCTCATCGTCGGCGGTCGGCGCCCGGTCCCACCCCACTCGTGA
- a CDS encoding TetR/AcrR family transcriptional regulator has protein sequence MDEKPRTRRKALTRRRIDTRERLLDAAMGVFVAKGFGRTRIDDVCQAAGYTKGAFYSNFTSLEELFFALYDRQSEVGATAVLAAVDPASAAAADSTPAVVAVVEEWAMTVPLDRDWLLINTDFVSYAARFPEVAADLADHRRRLRAEVIEALTAFVAASGIELPASLPTPADLARAVVTVYDGVIYQLLLDMSEAQVRQHLVAILTAVVS, from the coding sequence ATGGACGAGAAGCCGCGGACGAGGCGAAAAGCGCTCACCAGGCGTCGCATCGACACGCGCGAGCGGTTACTCGACGCCGCGATGGGGGTCTTCGTCGCGAAGGGGTTCGGGCGGACCCGGATCGACGACGTCTGCCAGGCGGCCGGCTACACCAAGGGTGCGTTCTACTCGAACTTCACCAGCCTCGAGGAGTTGTTCTTCGCGCTCTACGACCGACAGTCCGAGGTCGGCGCCACCGCGGTCCTCGCGGCCGTCGATCCGGCGTCCGCCGCCGCGGCGGATTCGACCCCGGCCGTGGTCGCGGTCGTCGAGGAGTGGGCGATGACGGTGCCCCTTGATCGCGACTGGTTGTTGATCAATACCGATTTCGTCTCCTACGCCGCGCGGTTTCCCGAGGTGGCGGCCGATTTGGCCGATCACCGCCGGCGTCTGCGGGCCGAGGTCATCGAGGCGTTGACCGCCTTCGTCGCCGCGTCGGGCATCGAGCTGCCGGCTTCGCTGCCGACCCCGGCGGACCTCGCGCGAGCCGTGGTCACGGTCTATGACGGGGTGATCTACCAGTTGTTGCTCGACATGAGCGAGGCGCAGGTGCGCCAACACCTGGTCGCGATCCTCACGGCGGTGGTGTCCTGA